The Tamandua tetradactyla isolate mTamTet1 chromosome 6, mTamTet1.pri, whole genome shotgun sequence genome contains the following window.
AGAGGGAGGCACCCACAGTGTGGGTGACACAGGAACCTTCTGGCACCCTTCTCTACAGCTCCAGGACATAGAGATGGGGGAAGAGAATATGCCTGGAGCCATGAAGCCCTCTCCCCATCTCACCCCTGACCCCAGCAAACTGCATGCCCCAAACTCAATAACCATTCCTTTCTGTCCAGCATATCAAAAAGGGGGGATGGATGATGGGAGGGCTTCCTCGGCTTGGGAATATAAGGAAAGGAGGAATTTGTgacaagaaaacataaagaatttCACTCCCCCTTCTCACTGTGGGTTTTGAGGCAAATTATCAGGAGAAAATAGCTTCATGAACCCCCACATGCACCCATCTACCATAACCCCTAAGATGCCTGCATGTGCCCTGTACCCCTTCTTTCACACTCACGCACTTGCCTTTCACTGACACCTATGGACACACTCCTTCCCCCTCCACGAAGCCCTGGGGATTGTGCTGGCTTTGCACAGTTCCAAGTCCATTTGGCACTGGGCTGGAGAGTGGAGGCCACAGGAGGGGGAGAAGCCCACCTGACCCAGATCATAGAGGCTGGGGGCTGACACAGGCAAGGGAAGGCCTCCATGCCTCGCCTTCAGGACGACAGGCTTCCAGCCAGGAAGCAAACAAGACTGGGTGTAGGAGTGGGGAAAAGGGCTGCAGGAGAGAACACCCTGCACCCCTTCCTCTTCACAGCTGTCCCTAAATTTAAGAAAGGCAAGCGCTGGACCCAAGCTGTGCTTCCCCAAAAGCTCTTCGCCCACACCAGGTCTGTGTGGGCTAGGGAGGGCAAAAATCACAGTGTGAGAGAGAACACATGTGGAGAGGGGATGACTTACTCCCACAGCAGGaactttcccctctttctcttgtcCTTGAGATGAGGGAGGAGGCAGTAAGGGAGCCTGGGTGGGCCGGCAGCCCCTGGCTTTGAGAAGCAGAGGTAAAGCCCATCTCCCTGGTCTCCTGCCTCCAGCCTGGGAGTcagaggaggggcagggggaTCCCAATCCCAGGAATGTGTGGAGACACTCCCTGGGGGTCCTGGGCATCTGGGGCTCACCCCAGCCCTGGAATGTTTGGGTATGTGAGGAGGTGGGTGAGAGGGTCTGGGGGGCAGGAAAGAAGGCAGCCCGAAGCTAGAGCCAGCTGCTctccccctccaccccagccAGGGCTGGACCCTGCCAGGGAGACCCACACTAATTCCATCTGAAGAGAAAACCAAGAAGTCCATCAAGGGAGGAAACCTGCCAAAGGAAGGAGCCTGCAAAAGGGGCTGAACAAGGCTTCAGCTGGCAAAAGAAGCTGGGGGAAGAGGGAGTGGgaataaacaagctgtggcagaTTTAAGGAAACAGAGACTACTGGGGGGCGGCCAGATCCCGCCTCAGGACGATGGGACGCAGTGGAGCCGCTGAAGCCGGCCGGGCCGGGGAGGGGGGGGGCTCAGATGGCCTCCACGTAGTTGGCCGGCAGCATCCCCGTGTCACCGGTGCGCTCCACGGTCCCGTACATCCAGCCGTCGTCGATCTGCTGCACGTTGACGATGGTGTCCCCATCCTGGAAAGAGACCTCGTCCTCGTCGGCGGCGCTGTAGTCGTACACGGCACGGTACCgcttctggggggggggggatgggaagGGGGAGAGCCCCATCAGCCCAGGCCCTGAGCCAGCTCCCTGGGCTGCCCCCCTCTGCGTCTGCAGGGCCCCAGGCGAGCCCTGGGAGAGCGCTGAGCCAGGACCTAGCCTGTGTGTCTTCCCTTCCCGAGAGCACTCATTCTTTCCACGTATTTAGCATCTATTATGGGCCTATGGATGCTCACAGGGTCAGAGGACATGATACcgaggaaatgttttaaaaacacaaataaaggCCCCACAAGCTGTAGGTATTATTACTACGAGCACCGGTGCTTTCTCTTTGAAACTAATGAGTTTGGCTTCACTCCCAAATTCAGGACAAAAACCTTGacttgggagaaaaaaatctcCAGGTGATACAACAGGAATCTAACTGGTCCCACTTTCCAAATCTCAGCCAAAATGCTTTAACCCAGCTCTAGGAAGTGTCCAGTAAATGCACAGGAGTCTGGCATCTTGGAGGTGGGTACGATTCTAACACTCCTCGACCCTTACAGCCCCTTGACGATGACTTGGCTCTGAGTCAGCTCAGCCTCCTGACCCCGCAGGTCAGGCCCTGGGATCTGTGTAAGGCAGGGTGGGCGGTGGCCCAGAGTGCTGGCCAGTCCAGAGCTGGGCAAGGCCTCAAGACCTTCCCGGAGGTGAAGGGTTTTCACCTCTGCAGTGGTCCCACCTCTGCTCTGTCCCGCCCATTGCCCGCCCATCCATTCTGAGCTCAGGGGAAACTTTGCCTGAAACAAAGCTTCATGACTGTGTCACTCTCAAGCTTTAAATCCTTCAGGGGTCCTCCCAGCCCAATCCTTAGGCattaaatttcaaactttttccaaGCAGCAGAAACCAGCTGTGTCAGCCCCAGAAGTCTCTTTAGGAAACCCCAGGGCTCCGCAGGACCCAGTGTGAAACCCACCCGTGGCCCTGCAGGATAAGCGGTCATACTGTGCATGACTCCTTCACCTCTTCTCATCGACTCAGCTTCCATCCCTTGGGCCTGCACCCATGGTGGGATGAGTAGCAGGACTTCCAGCCTCCTGCCCCAACCCTGAACCTTCTACAGCCTTTTCTCAGCACAGCACCCAGATCCACTTTTTAGAAACCCGAGTGAAATCCCGTCACTCTGCACAGCCCGCAGGCACAAAGGCCTCCCTCCCTCTAGTCCCTGTGCGACCTGGCCTGCTCTCCAGTCACCCAGGCCTTCCTGCTGGGCCCTGAACTTGAAAGACACTCTGCTGCTCTctactatcttttctttttttttccttttactggaCGCAGGTGCTGCCAGCTGACCTAAGGGGTCTAATTAGTTATgccttgcttgtttttttggaaTGCCAGCTCCAAGAGGGCAGGAAGGTGGTAGTTTACTCAGAGTCAAACCCCTCACGTCCATGAGAGCTCCTGGCACATGTCGgggcttagtaaatatttgtcgAAGGCCTCATGGCTGTACGAGAAATTGCTTCCTTCAGGCAACCTCTCAGGCCCGCCCGGCAACCAGACAGCACCAACACTTCCTCCTCCATGTATCAAGAGCACAAGGCCACTTTTTGCAGGTCATTTTCTATCTCTGAGTATCTGGACTCTCCCACTCCTACATAAGCTCCTTTGAATCCCTCGGCCCCCAGCACAGGGAGCTGAGCCTGTCTAGGAACTCGGTAAGGGCAGCTCAGCTGCACCCATGGTGGGATGAGTAGCAGGACTTACAGACCAGGGACTTCAACTCTAAGCCTTACCCTGGCCCACTTCCTACTTGTATGTGTTCTCTTACTCAGTGTAGGCTGTACCAAGTGCGCTCTCTGTGTCCAGCTCAGAGTAGGAGAACTAAAGGGACACTGGTTCCTGCCCATATGGAGCTTCAACTCAGTGGGACACACAGAAGAGTTAACACCCACAGATCATCATTTAAAGTAAGAAAACATGCTCTAAAGGAAACCAATAGGGTTCACTGAAAGAAAATGTCAGGGGAGACCCACTCTACATGGGGTGGTCTGGGAGGACCCTCAGAGGCAAGGGCCAGCTGAGAACCAGAGGACACAGGGGACCATCCTTGTAGAGAGTAGGACAGAGCATGTCCGAGCAGAGCCCGAGTGCTCCTGGGTAGCTGGAGTAGGGGAGCAGGGGGGAGTGGGTCCAAAGTCCTCACCTTATGACAAGAAATagagaagtgacttgcccaagatatACCCAGGCCCCAGTCCCAGCCTGAGATCCCGAGGCAGACAGACCACAGGCTGGGGCCACAGGTCAGGAGAAGCTGTGTGTCCTTGGTGGGGCTTCTAAGGAGAATCCATGAGCTGCCATCAGGAGGTCTCCCTGTGGtccacccacctcccacctccaccctcccCCCCATGATCTCTGACCTTTGGTCCCGGCTACTTACCCCGCCCCCACCAGGGGCGCTGCGCTGTATGGACACTGGGGCAGCAGGCTCCTTGTACCCACCATAGGACTGGGCAGCCTGCTGCTGCTGCGGCTGCTGGTAAACTGCAAGACGGGAGGACAGGGTGTTAGAAACCACCCTGTCAACCCCAGCCCTTCCCACCCTACCTCCGTGAAGCCCCCCTCATGGATTTCCTTCCACCTTAGGCTAACTACCTTCTGCCAGCCTCATCTTCCACCTCCCCCACTCCTTGCTCAACCCCCACTTCTCAAAGGCAAATGTCTGTGTGCacatttgtgtgttttgtgtCTTCTACAGCAGGGACTGCCCCATCCCACTGGGGACCCAACCCTCTGAAGCCCCTGGCCCAGCACAGGCCCTGACTCCTTGGCAGGAGGCCTGGGGGTTCAGAAAGCAGTGGTCTGACTGTGTGTAGACACGGTTTCCTTCCCGTGCCCAGCAGCTGGCCTGGCCTCAGGCCCTCTGCCCCCAGAGCGTGGCGCTCACCTGGGGCGCTGGTTGGGACGTGGTGAGGtggctgctgcagctgctgctcctGGGGCCGCCGGTAGCTGCTGCCATCCTGGGACTCCCGGCGATCGGGCTCAAAGCCTTCGCCCCCACCAGAGCCCATGCGGCTCTTCTCAAACTCCTCGTGGTATTTTATCTGCAGGAGCAGAAGGCACTGGGTGAAGGATCCCAGAGCAAACCGGCACATTGCCACTCCAGATCCTGGCATGG
Protein-coding sequences here:
- the LASP1 gene encoding LIM and SH3 domain protein 1 isoform X2, producing MTLNMKNYKGYEKKPYCNAHYPKQSFTMVADTPENLRLKQQSELQSQVRYKEEFEKNKGKGFSVVADTPELQRIKKTQDQISNIKYHEEFEKSRMGSGGGEGFEPDRRESQDGSSYRRPQEQQLQQPPHHVPTSAPVYQQPQQQQAAQSYGGYKEPAAPVSIQRSAPGGGGKRYRAVYDYSAADEDEVSFQDGDTIVNVQQIDDGWMYGTVERTGDTGMLPANYVEAI
- the LASP1 gene encoding LIM and SH3 domain protein 1 isoform X1: MNPNCARCGKIVYPTEKVNCLDKFWHKACFHCETCKMTLNMKNYKGYEKKPYCNAHYPKQSFTMVADTPENLRLKQQSELQSQVRYKEEFEKNKGKGFSVVADTPELQRIKKTQDQISNIKYHEEFEKSRMGSGGGEGFEPDRRESQDGSSYRRPQEQQLQQPPHHVPTSAPVYQQPQQQQAAQSYGGYKEPAAPVSIQRSAPGGGGKRYRAVYDYSAADEDEVSFQDGDTIVNVQQIDDGWMYGTVERTGDTGMLPANYVEAI